Part of the Candidatus Methylacidiphilales bacterium genome, AATTCCGCAACCTGAACCGACTCCTGGCCTGGGGTCATGCCCAGGTCATCGAAAACCTGAAGACCGTCGTTCCTGCCTGCCCCCGGGCCCTTTCCGACCAGTTCGCCAACCCCAAATTGATCGAGAACCAGCTCAAGCAGAAGAAAATAGACATCATTCTGGATTCCCGCACCAAGGCGGAATCCGATCCCGCCGTGGCCGCGGCCTCCATTTTGGCCCGCGACGCCTTTGTCTCGGGCCTGGCTTCGCTTGGGACACCCTGGAAAGTGGAACTGCTCAAGGGGGCCGGGGCCGGGGTGAAAGCCCAGGCCAGGGAACTCTTTCAGCAGCACGGGGATACAGCCTTGGACGTCGTATGCAAAAAGCATTTCAAGACCTACGCTGAGATTACGGGACAACTTCCCTTGGGTGGGCCGCAGGATTAGGCCATTGCCGTGACGGTTTCCACCCGTAGGTCTGTGAAAATCAAAGTGTTGAGTCAATTTTTTACCCTTTTTGCTTGCTATTCCGGGATCAAATTTCTAAGTATCAGGACTACAAACGATTATGGCAAATTTGACCAAACGTGATCTTGTTGTGCGGATCAGTAATGAAACCGGCATGGTTCAGCAGGACGTGCTGAATGTGATCCAGAAGACCTTGGATTACCTGACCGAGAGTCTGGCCCAGGGTAGGACCGTCGAATTGCGCAATTTCGGGGTCTTCGAGATCAAGCTCCGCAAGGCCCGGGTCGGTCGCAACCCGAACAAGCCTGAAAGCGATGTCCCGATCCCGCCCCGTGCCGTGGTCAAGTTCAAGCCCGGCAAGGAGATGAAGGCCAGTGTCTCCGCCCTTTCATCCCGCCTCATCGCCAATCCCGCCTCCTCCGGCAATCCTTGATCCCCGGTCAGGAGATGGATTCGGATTGCGCGCAGCGCCCGTCCGTCCAATCTCATTTCGCCAAGGCGTTCCTGCCCC contains:
- a CDS encoding HU family DNA-binding protein; this translates as MANLTKRDLVVRISNETGMVQQDVLNVIQKTLDYLTESLAQGRTVELRNFGVFEIKLRKARVGRNPNKPESDVPIPPRAVVKFKPGKEMKASVSALSSRLIANPASSGNP